A region of the Methylobacterium nodulans ORS 2060 genome:
CGCAAATAGTGACAATAGCGAAAACCAGATCAGGCAACCTCCCTTTAAGGTGAGCCTGCCGATGACCAGTCGAGGCGGAATGGTCGGGGCCGGCGGCTTTTCCCGCGGGTCGATTGCGGCGGCGGCGCGGAGTGCGGCAGAGTCCGGCCAAGCCGCTGGCCGGGTCCGTGCCTTGAGCGCGGCGGCACCGATCGAGGGAATGGAAACGTCATGGTCACGAGGATCAGGGGCGCGTTGCTGGCAGGCATCGCCCTGGGGATGACCGTCGGGACGATCGGCGGGGCGATGGCGGGCGCATTCGGCCTGCGCGAGCAGAGCGCCGAGGCGCAGGGCCTGGCCTTCGCGGGCGCGGCCGCGGGATCCGGCGGCCTGTCGTCGATGTTCTGGAACCCCGCCGTCGTGACGATGAAGCCGGGCTGGAATTCGGATTTCAACGCCACCGTGGTGGTCCCGCACGCGGAATTCACGACGCTGCCGGGCACCTTCGCGCCGCTGCGCACCCTCGGCGAATCCGGCGATATCGGGCAGGCCGCGGTGATGCCGGCGACCGCCACCAACTACCAGCTCGGCGACCGCCTGTTCATCGGCCTTAGCGGAGCGGCGCCCTTCGGCCTCGTCACCAAGCCCAACCAGGTCTGGGCAGGACAGACCTACAGCCGCTCCTCGCGGATCCTCTCGCTGAACTTCAACCCGGTGATCGGCTACAGGGTGACGGATTGGCTGTCGGTGGCGGCCGGTCCCACGATCGAGTTCTTCAAGCTCAAGCTGCGTCAGGCCACCGGCATCACGCCGACGGCGCCGAGCGTGCTCCTGAAGGGGGAGGATTGGGGCGTCGGCTTCACGGCCGGCGTGCTGATCCAGCCGAATGCCGCCACCACGATCGGCGTCGGCTACCGCTCCTCGATCCATCATGAGCTCGACGGCCTGCTCTCGGTCGTTCCCGGCCGGGTGCGCGCCAACCTGAACACCCCCGAGAAGGTCTCGGTCGGCCTCACCCAGGCCATCACGCCGGATTTCCGGCTCAATTTCGGCTTCGAATGGGACAATTGGTCGAGGCTCGGCACGCCCGCGATCGTCTCGACCGCGCTCAACCTCCCGGTCGCGGCCCTGCCGCTCAATTACAAGGACGGGTTCTACTACTCCGTCGGCGGCGAGTACGACGTCAACCCGCAATGGACGGTGCGCGCGGGCTTCGCCTACGAGATCTCGCCGATCGACAACTCCAATCGCTCGACCCGCCTGCCGGACGGCGACCGCTACTGGGGCTCGATCGGCGCGAGCTACCGCTACAGCGAGAAGATCCAGTTCGACGTCGCCTATTCGCATCTGTTCGCGGCCGGCCGCAACCGGATCGCGCTCGTACCGGGCGAGCCGCTCTTCACGCCGCCGCTCACCTATCTGGCGACGACGGATGTGAGTGCCGACATCGTGTCGGTGGGCCTGAAGTACCGCTGGGACAATCCGCCGGCCCCGCTCGCGCCCGCGCCGATCATCCGCAAGTATTGACGGGGAGGCCGGGGCCCGCGCCCCGGCTTCCCTCAAGCCCGCACGCGCACATAGGTGCCGGGGGCGGGGGCGAGCGAGGGGAGCTTGCCGCCGCCGGGCTCGCGGGCCGGGACCCGCTCGGGGGCCTGGCCCTCGATCCAGGAGAACCAGTAGGGCCACCAGGAGCCCGGATGCTCGACGGCGGCGGAGAGCCAGTCGCCGAAGGCGCCGTGGGCCGGGCCGCCGGTCCAGAACTGGTACTTGGGCTTGGTCGGCGGGTTGACCACGCCCGCGATGTGGCCGGAACCGGCCAGCACATAGTCGACCGGCCCGCCGAAGCTGCGGCAGCCCTCGAAGACCGAGAGGGCGGGAGCGATGTGGTCCTCGCGGGTGGCGAGGTTGAAGATCGGGATCGTCACCTTGCCGAGATCGAGCCGGACGCCGCCCAGAATCATCTCGCCTCGCGAGAGCCTGTTCTCCAGATAGCAGTTGCGCAGGTAGAACGAGTGGTTCGCGGCCGGCATCCGGGTCGCGTCGGAGTTCCAGTAGAGCAAGTCGAAGGGCAGCGGCGCCTTGCCCTTCAGGTAGTTGTTCACGACGTAGGGCCAGATCAGGTCGTTGGGCCGCAGCATGTTGAAGGCGGTCGCCATCTTCGAGCCGTCGAGATAGCCGCGGCTCTGCATGCTGGCCTCGACCGCCTGGATCTGCGGCTCGTCGACGAAGACCTTGAGGTCGCCGGCATGGGTGAAGTCGACCTGGGTGGTCAGGAAGGTGGCGCTGTCGATGCGATCGTCGCCGGTCGCCGCCATGTAGGCGAGCGTCACGCCGAGCAGCGTGCCGCCCACGCAGTAGCCGGCCGCCGTGACCGTCCGCTCGCCCGTCGCCGCCTCGATCGCGTCGAGAGCCGCGAAGATGCCCTCGCGCATGTAGCTCTCGAAATCCTTGGCCGCGTGCCGCTCGTCCGGGTTGACCCAGGAGATCACGAAGACCGTGAGACCCTGCGACACCGCCCAGCCGATGAAGCTCTTCTCCTTGTTGAGGTCGAGGATGTAGAACTTGTTGATCCAGGGCGGCACGATCAGGAGCGGGCGCCTGAGTACCGTCTCGGTCTGGGGCGCGTACTGGATCAGCTCGATGAGGTCGTTGCGGAAGACGACCTCGCCCGGCGTGCTCGCCATGTTGACGCCGATCTCGAAGCGGCCCGGATCGGTCTGGCGCAGGCGCAGCTCCCCGCGGCCGGCCTCGACATCCTCGGCCAGCATCTTCATGCCGCGCACGAGGTTCGCGCCGTTCTCCCGCAGGGTATCTCGGATCAGCTCCGGGTTCGTCATCACGAAGTTCGAGGGCGACAGGGCGCTCGACAGCTGCCTGACGTAGAAGCGGGCCTTGGCGCGGGTGTGGTCGTCGAGCCCCTCGGCCTCGTCCACCAGGATCTCGGCCCAGCGGCTGGTGATGAGATAGCCCTGCTTGAGGAAGTCGAACATCGGGTTCGTCGACCATTCCGGGGCCGCGAAGCGCTTGTCGCGCGGGTCGGGCATGACGACCGGGGACGCCGCCTCGCCCTGCATCCGCTGCAGGGTCGAGCCCCACAGGGCCAGGAACTGGCCGCCGATCAGCGTCTGGGCCTCCGCCGCCTTCTGGGGATCGGCGAGCCAGCGCTCGGCCACCGTGCCGAGCGTCCTGACCATCTCCGCGACGCCCTCGGCCATGGACGGATCGGTCTTGCCCGGCTCGAAGGGTTTGGCGTAGGCGGCGACCGCCCGCCCGAATTCCTCGACCAGCTGCCCCGCATTGCGGGACATCGACTCCACATCCACGACAGGCGTCGCGATCTTCTCGACCGTCACGCGCAACTCCTCCCTGCGGGTCGGCTGCCCCGAAGGGACGAGCCGCCTTTCAGACAAATTAGCCCCTCACAACCGGCCTTCGCCAGATCTCGCTCGGGTTTTCTTAACGCCACCATGTGCCCCCGGCTTCTCATCCTTCTCCCGCTCGCCCTTGCCCCGGCGCTCTCGGCCTGCGTCCTCGACGGCGGCAACCCGGTCCGCGATGCCGCCAAGGCCGCCGGCTTCACCCCCAAGCCGGTGCAGGCGCCGGACTTCGTGGTCCAGTCGCGGCGCGAGGGCACCGACTACCTGCCGGTCGGCGTCTCGGCGCCGCCCCGCCCGATCCGCGCCAAGTCGCCCGCGGGCGCGAAGGACCTGGAGGCCGAGCTCGATGCCAGCCGCCGCCGCAACGAGGCGAGAGGCAAGGACGCGGCCAAGGCCGGCGCGGCGGCAAAGCCGGCCCCTTGAGCGGGAGGCGCGGGATCGGACCGAGGGCAGGACGGACGATCATCGCGGGCGCCGGACCATGCCGGAGTTTTGCGACATTGCGGCAACGCCGGGCCTCCCTTACGGGATTCGACCTCCGTCGGGTCCGCGGGCGGTTTCGCCGCGGCCCGAACCGCGATAAGCAGGACGGCTCCGGCGGCACGGGAGCCGCCGGACGTGTTATGACGCGACAGGCGCCCCGGAGGCGGCGCCGACCAGGATCCGGCCGATGACCGACTTTCACCGCATCAAGCGACTGCCGCCCTACGTCTTCGAGCAGGTCAACCGGATCAAGGCCGCCGCCCGCGCCAATGGCGCCGACATCATCGATCTCGGCATGGGCAACCCGGACCTCGACGCGCCCCGCCACGTGATCGAGAAGCTCGTCGAGACGGCGGGCAAGCCGCGCACCGACCGCTATTCCGCCTCGAAGGGCATCGCGGGCCTGCGCCGGGCCCAGGCCGGCTACTACGCGCGCCGGTTCGGCGTGACCCTCAACCCCGAGACGCAGGTCGTGGCGACGCTGGGCTCGAAGGAGGGCTTCGCCAACATGGCGCAGGCGATCACCGCGCCGGGCGACGTGGTGCTGGTGCCGAACCCGAGCTACCCGATCCACGCCTTCGGCTTCCTGATGGCGGGCGGCGTGATCCGCTCGGTCCCCGCCGAGCCGACGCCCGCCTTCTTCCCGGCCGTCGAGCGGGCGGTGCTGCACTCGATCCCCAAGCCCGTGGCGCTCGTCGTCTGCTACCCGTCGAACCCGACCGCCTACGTCGCCTCCCTCGACTTCTACCGCGACCTCGTCGCCTTCGCGAAGAAGCACGAGCTGATCCTGCTCTCGGACCTCGCCTACGCGGAGGTCTATTTCGACGACGCCAACCCGCCGCCCTCCGTGCTGCAGGTGCCGGGCGCCATCGACGTGACGGTGGAGTTCACCTCGCTGTCGAAGACCTTCTCGATGGCGGGCTGGCGGATGGGCTTTGCGGTCGGCAACGAGCGGCTGCTCGCGGCGCTGACGCGGGTGAAGTCCTATCTCGACTACGGCGCCTTCACGCCGATCCAGGTCGCGGCGACGGCCGCGCTGAACGGCCCGGAGGCCTGCATCCACGAGATGCGCGCCACCTACCGGCGGCGGCGCGACGCGCTGGTCGATTCCTTCCAGAAATGCGGCTGGACGATTCCCGTGCCCTCGGCCTCGATGTTCGCCTGGGTGCCGATCCCGGAGAAATTCCGCAGCCTGGGGAGCCTCGAATTCTCGAAGCTCCTGGTCGAGAAGGCCGACGTGGCGGTGGCGCCGGGCATCGGCTTCGGCGAGCACGGGGACGATTTCGTCCGCATCGCCCTCGTCGAGAACGAGCAGCGCATCCGGCAGGCCGCCCGCAACATCCGCCGCTTCTTCGACGGGGCCGAGCGCACCCTGCACAACGTGGTGCCGATGCAGAAGGCGGTGTGAGCGACCGGCCGTGAACGGCCCGGTTGTGGCCGGGGGGTGACAGGGCGGGGCGAAAGGCCCGCGGCCGGGGCCCTCGGCCCGGGCCCGCCTTGATCGGGACGAGACGCGGCGGCAGGGTTGCGGCCACGCTGTTCTCGCCACCCCCGGGTTTCCCATGCGTCGTTCGCTGACAATCGTCGGTCTCGTGCTCGCGGCCCTCGCCCCGGCCGCCTGCGCGCCGAACCCGATCGTCGCCCGCGATCCGGTGCCCGCGCCGGGACCGGAGGAGGCCTATCGCTGCCACTCCCGGCCGACGGTGCTGAACGGCTACTGGACCGATTGCGACCCGGTGCTGCGCGAGCCCGCGGTGGTGGTCCGCAGCAGGGGCTGATCGCCCGGCGGCAACGGTCGCAATCCTGGTGCGTTGACGGGCTGTCCGCCCCTCGCGCCGAGGATCCGCCCGTGCTCCGCCCCTCGCTCCTGCTCGTCGCCGCCCTTCTCGCCGGCCCCGCTGCGGCCCAGACCGCCGCGGAAGCGCCGCTCACCCTGCGGGTGCGGCCGGAGCCGGTCGTGCGCGAGGACATCTATGCCCGTGCGGCGGCCCGCGGACCGGTGGTCC
Encoded here:
- a CDS encoding OmpP1/FadL family transporter — its product is MVTRIRGALLAGIALGMTVGTIGGAMAGAFGLREQSAEAQGLAFAGAAAGSGGLSSMFWNPAVVTMKPGWNSDFNATVVVPHAEFTTLPGTFAPLRTLGESGDIGQAAVMPATATNYQLGDRLFIGLSGAAPFGLVTKPNQVWAGQTYSRSSRILSLNFNPVIGYRVTDWLSVAAGPTIEFFKLKLRQATGITPTAPSVLLKGEDWGVGFTAGVLIQPNAATTIGVGYRSSIHHELDGLLSVVPGRVRANLNTPEKVSVGLTQAITPDFRLNFGFEWDNWSRLGTPAIVSTALNLPVAALPLNYKDGFYYSVGGEYDVNPQWTVRAGFAYEISPIDNSNRSTRLPDGDRYWGSIGASYRYSEKIQFDVAYSHLFAAGRNRIALVPGEPLFTPPLTYLATTDVSADIVSVGLKYRWDNPPAPLAPAPIIRKY
- the phaC gene encoding class I poly(R)-hydroxyalkanoic acid synthase; the encoded protein is MSRNAGQLVEEFGRAVAAYAKPFEPGKTDPSMAEGVAEMVRTLGTVAERWLADPQKAAEAQTLIGGQFLALWGSTLQRMQGEAASPVVMPDPRDKRFAAPEWSTNPMFDFLKQGYLITSRWAEILVDEAEGLDDHTRAKARFYVRQLSSALSPSNFVMTNPELIRDTLRENGANLVRGMKMLAEDVEAGRGELRLRQTDPGRFEIGVNMASTPGEVVFRNDLIELIQYAPQTETVLRRPLLIVPPWINKFYILDLNKEKSFIGWAVSQGLTVFVISWVNPDERHAAKDFESYMREGIFAALDAIEAATGERTVTAAGYCVGGTLLGVTLAYMAATGDDRIDSATFLTTQVDFTHAGDLKVFVDEPQIQAVEASMQSRGYLDGSKMATAFNMLRPNDLIWPYVVNNYLKGKAPLPFDLLYWNSDATRMPAANHSFYLRNCYLENRLSRGEMILGGVRLDLGKVTIPIFNLATREDHIAPALSVFEGCRSFGGPVDYVLAGSGHIAGVVNPPTKPKYQFWTGGPAHGAFGDWLSAAVEHPGSWWPYWFSWIEGQAPERVPAREPGGGKLPSLAPAPGTYVRVRA
- a CDS encoding LL-diaminopimelate aminotransferase, which encodes MTDFHRIKRLPPYVFEQVNRIKAAARANGADIIDLGMGNPDLDAPRHVIEKLVETAGKPRTDRYSASKGIAGLRRAQAGYYARRFGVTLNPETQVVATLGSKEGFANMAQAITAPGDVVLVPNPSYPIHAFGFLMAGGVIRSVPAEPTPAFFPAVERAVLHSIPKPVALVVCYPSNPTAYVASLDFYRDLVAFAKKHELILLSDLAYAEVYFDDANPPPSVLQVPGAIDVTVEFTSLSKTFSMAGWRMGFAVGNERLLAALTRVKSYLDYGAFTPIQVAATAALNGPEACIHEMRATYRRRRDALVDSFQKCGWTIPVPSASMFAWVPIPEKFRSLGSLEFSKLLVEKADVAVAPGIGFGEHGDDFVRIALVENEQRIRQAARNIRRFFDGAERTLHNVVPMQKAV